In Panicum virgatum strain AP13 chromosome 5K, P.virgatum_v5, whole genome shotgun sequence, the genomic window GCACGCCaaaagaaatttggggatgCAAGAATCTCTCCCATGTTAAAATGTTTTCCTCCTCATTGCAAACGACATAACCTAAAATAGTAAGACAAAAACACCAGCTAATAAGAAGTTACTAGAACTGCTTAAAAAATGACCAAGAAAATGTCAAAATAGTCAAGAGAAGAAAATGTCACCAGGAACTGTATGTTGCGTGACATGTGATCTCACAAGTATCCGACCACGTTTTAGGTTTATCTACCAATATTACCATGAAGAGGAAAAAAGGTGATCAATAAAATATTCACAGGGGCTACCCTGTCTATAATGCATTAATGTATATGGAAAATGTAGTTAAACATGGAAATCTTCAACGGCTACCTAAATTATTTCATTTCATCAAGCAAAACACAATTTGGGTGAAGCACCTTACTGTGCGGAACTTGAGAACTGATAGGGACTGATAGCGCAGCCAAAGATGTAGAAGACGAATACTCAGCCATGTTAGAGTAAGAGTTAAGTATGATGACTTTACACCTGATGTATCCTCGGATTAAACAGCAACTGTAAATggataaaaaaaaacaatggcATGTGTCTCCTTTGGTGCAATAACAGAACTGATCGATAAGGTTGGCGTCCTGAAAGGGAGTTTAATATAAACagaaggtaaaacttaaataATCTATATACCATTATAAGTACTCCAATCGAAAGGCCTATCAGCTGGGATCCTACTTCCCATACTTCCTCCTGAAAATACGTCATTGTTTCTTAAaaagaaattttgcaaaaaaatattcTTGCAAGATCTGTTCATAACCTGAACAGAAAAGATGTAGTGCACAGCCAAAAGAGTTTTTAAGGCACTTTTATCCTTAGGTTTAAAGGAACCTTTTAGTGATTGTAATATTTTTTCCGTCATCTGTAGAGAAAGTAACATGATACAAAATTGAAAGTAAGATCAGAGGCTGTGATAGCATCAATGCTGCAGTTTAAGAAGATATTAGGACACAGCTAAGTATCAGAAAAGTATCGCAACGCAGTAGGTACCTTTGCAGCAACCTCTCCTAGATTTCCAGATTCTGCAAAGTGATTTTGGATCACACGAAAGGAAGGGTCTTTAAATCCTCTTGCTACAGCCTGCTTAAAAATCTCGAGTCAATGGTCTTACTGGCCAATAGGAGATGTTTGCTACTGACCAACTAAATGCAAAAAAAGTAATATATTTTCAGAACACCTTTGCAAGATTCCCCAATGATGCAAGTGGGAGGAAGTAACCTGGATACAGTGGAGTGATGAGCTCAAAGACGCTGCAAAATGTTGCAGACAATTTAAGGAGTGAATTCACCAGACTATCTGAACTTGATTTTAAAGATCTGCTTTATTGTTTTACAAGAATTAGTGTCAACCTTCCAGCACTTCCAATGAAATCGGCGTACATCCGCCACTTCTTTGGGTCATCATCAAAAAGTGTTCCAAAGCGTCCACCTAAGTATTGCCATCCATAAGTCTTCTTGGATAGCACATTCTGAAATGATGGCAAAATGTAATAATCGTACCAATGAGAAGACGCCCAAAGCCTCCTATGCCATCCTTCGATACCCATCTAATTTGAATCAACAAGGTTCAAGTTAGTTATGCACTTgtgctcataagatgaaatgacCTACTCACATTCGCATGACAAGTTTTCATGTGATATGTCTCTCCTATGTGGTCATGAGTTATGACACAGATAATTTTCTCGTCTATAGGAGTATAATTAACATAACCAAACAAGAATAGAAGAGAAGGAAGATGAAATTaatgtagtattttttttcttccccaaCAAATGGCTCTGATGTTTCAACTTTTCAATAACACACATAATGGTATAAATAGAAAAGATGATTATGACCTgatagcagcagcagatgcagctGCCGAAGTTCCTGTAAAGGACCCCACACCTACAGCCTGTACCAATCTACAATTAGCTAATCAGTGATGGTGACATAAGGCTATGATTGAAGAGTATATTTTGAAAACATGTAACATATTGGTTAAAACGTGTGAGTTCGAAAACAAGCATGATTCTAAAACTAATTTATTGCCAACAATATCAAAATTAGGCAGCATGTTTCATTGTAATTTTGCTCATCAGAGCACATAGTAATAACTAATAAGGTTCACCATCAAAATCTGACCGGAAAGTAAAGGCCATTTTGAAACTGGAGTTCTTACCCCCTTCGTTTAGGAAATCTTAACCATATTGTCCACCTTATTTTGTGAACTATCTAATAATAAAGTCTGATTATCAAATGTGAAATAAGATAACTGTAGTAAGTTCAATTTTCTTCATTCTAAAACATTGTTTCACTGAGAAAATATGATTTACGTAATTGGACCACTTGACTAACAAATTAAGAAGTACCTTCAGCAGACTTGACGTAACTAGTACATGACAGATCCATCCTGTCACATTTGTTGGGAACTGCAATAGCATGTACTCCAGGTAGTCAACTGTAACAGATTCTAAAATAAAGAAACAAAGAACAAAAAGTCAATTTACCAGGTGGTAGAGTTTCATATCTGTCGGACATAGTTTATGTTACTTGTCCAGGAGCAGCAGGTACATAATGTCAGCTCATTAGGTTGCCGCCCAAACGTTTTGTGTTATAGTACATCtaaaacttgtgcaaaattttGAAGCTACCAACACAATTCAGGCAAAACTGAGCCATAACATGTTACCAGAATACCAGCATTTCTCATTGTGTTTCTTACTTTTGACGACAATGGTGATGTATCTTTGTCTCAGAATGCACTGAATTGACGAAATGGCATGCAAAGctcccaaccaaaacagtttacaaaactacaACAGAAAATAACAATTCACTCCCATGGCTAATTCATCTATCTTTTAAAAATCATTTTTCAGCGAAACAATTACTAGAGTAACCGTCAAGTATACGGATGAGAATACAGAGCACAGAGAGACGTCAAGGATCACCTGGGAACCCCGCTGGAAGT contains:
- the LOC120706038 gene encoding protein root UVB sensitive 5-like isoform X1; amino-acid sequence: MLSTPAAGGRFRVGGALPWRLRPRSCLASPPGSSGGGGGEPEKARPLLVERYRDGVTKRYMSDGNSKLQIRLEKHESSVNAVENEHAADSLIPQAVRDFVLPAGFPESVTVDYLEYMLLQFPTNVTGWICHVLVTSSLLKAVGVGSFTGTSAAASAAAIRWVSKDGIGGFGRLLIGGRFGTLFDDDPKKWRMYADFIGSAGSVFELITPLYPGYFLPLASLGNLAKAVARGFKDPSFRVIQNHFAESGNLGEVAAKMTEKILQSLKGSFKPKDKSALKTLLAVHYIFSVQVMNRSCKNIFLQNFFLRNNDVFSGGSMGSRIPADRPFDWSTYNGYIRCKVIILNSYSNMAEYSSSTSLAALSVPISSQVPHSKINLKRGRILVRSHVTQHTVPGYVVCNEEENILTWERFLHPQISFGVPMERMLGSEEPSDMVNRLLKLYKNEKYVLFVEQFGSREPKFLVAFKESATSISVLRSLWQAHWLQENLQNQDDVFSWLEASILALEHGFTDFLEQMERAGWDQNQIILKVPKEPVLVSEYLNQDV
- the LOC120706038 gene encoding protein root UVB sensitive 5-like isoform X3; this encodes MLSTPAAGGRFRVGGALPWRLRPRSCLASPPGSSGGGGGEPEKARPLLVERYRDGVTKRYMSDGNSKLQIRLEKHESSVNAVENEHAADSLIPQAVRDFVLPAGFPESVTVDYLEYMLLQFPTNVTGWICHVLVTSSLLKAVGVGSFTGTSAAASAAAIRWVSKDGIGGFGRLLIGGRFGTLFDDDPKKWRMYADFIGSAGSVFELITPLYPGYFLPLASLGNLAKAVARGFKDPSFRVIQNHFAESGNLGEVAAKDTSGVKSSYLTLTLTWLSIRLLHLWLRYQSLSVLKFRTINLKRGRILVRSHVTQHTVPGYVVCNEEENILTWERFLHPQISFGVPMERMLGSEEPSDMVNRLLKLYKNEKYVLFVEQFGSREPKFLVAFKESATSISVLRSLWQAHWLQENLQNQDDVFSWLEASILALEHGFTDFLEQMERAGWDQNQIILKVPKEPVLVSEYLNQDV
- the LOC120706038 gene encoding protein root UVB sensitive 5-like isoform X2; the encoded protein is MLSTPAAGGRFRVGGALPWRLRPRSCLASPPGSSGGGGGEPEKARPLLVERYRDGVTKRYMSDGNSKLQIRLEKHESSVNAVENEHAADSLIPQAVRDFVLPAGFPESVTVDYLEYMLLQFPTNVTGWICHVLVTSSLLKAVGVGSFTGTSAAASAAAIRWVSKDGIGGFGRLLIGGRFGTLFDDDPKKWRMYADFIGSAGSVFELITPLYPGYFLPLASLGNLAKAVARGFKDPSFRVIQNHFAESGNLGEVAAKEEVWEVGSQLIGLSIGVLIMDTSGVKSSYLTLTLTWLSIRLLHLWLRYQSLSVLKFRTINLKRGRILVRSHVTQHTVPGYVVCNEEENILTWERFLHPQISFGVPMERMLGSEEPSDMVNRLLKLYKNEKYVLFVEQFGSREPKFLVAFKESATSISVLRSLWQAHWLQENLQNQDDVFSWLEASILALEHGFTDFLEQMERAGWDQNQIILKVPKEPVLVSEYLNQDV